A genomic stretch from Thermodesulfobacteriota bacterium includes:
- a CDS encoding bifunctional oligoribonuclease/PAP phosphatase NrnA — protein sequence MSDLERIIQSIKKGKRFLIVSHENPDGDAIGSMLGLGLALKGMGKQVVFYNKDGTPTVLQFLPGSDGVKKSLEFAGEGFDATFIVDCTDTSRVGKDFEVFAGSTTVGTKIIIDHHQTNKPSADLYLLDPDASSTGMIIHSLLKTLSVQITPDIATNLYATIVVDTGSFRYSNTNRDTFRVAGELVEMGADPWEVSHAIYESEPLARLRLLGLVLPTLEVTEDGRIAWVFVNREMFRQTGTGREDTDGFVNFPRSIKGVEVALLFREEEPGENGSKWKVSLRSNSEVDVSVIAEKFEGGGHKRAAGCMLVGSLSNVRQRLLSTINEALG from the coding sequence TTGAGTGACCTGGAGAGAATAATTCAGTCTATAAAAAAGGGAAAAAGATTCCTCATCGTTTCTCATGAGAATCCGGACGGCGATGCCATAGGCTCGATGTTAGGGTTAGGCTTAGCCCTAAAAGGCATGGGTAAACAGGTTGTTTTCTACAACAAGGACGGGACTCCGACTGTCCTTCAATTTTTGCCCGGCTCGGATGGGGTAAAGAAGTCTTTAGAATTCGCTGGTGAGGGCTTTGATGCCACGTTCATCGTAGACTGCACCGACACGAGCAGGGTGGGAAAGGATTTTGAGGTTTTTGCCGGCTCTACCACCGTCGGCACCAAAATCATAATCGACCATCATCAGACCAACAAACCTTCTGCTGACCTGTACCTTCTCGACCCCGATGCCTCTTCCACAGGAATGATAATACATTCACTACTTAAAACCTTATCTGTCCAGATCACTCCAGACATAGCCACAAACCTGTATGCTACGATCGTCGTTGATACGGGCTCTTTTAGGTACTCGAACACTAATAGAGATACATTCAGGGTAGCGGGGGAACTGGTCGAAATGGGCGCCGACCCCTGGGAGGTCTCTCATGCCATTTATGAGAGTGAGCCATTGGCCAGGCTCAGGCTGCTTGGATTGGTACTGCCGACGCTTGAGGTTACCGAGGATGGACGCATCGCCTGGGTATTCGTGAACAGAGAGATGTTTAGACAAACCGGTACTGGCAGGGAAGATACGGATGGGTTCGTAAATTTCCCCCGGTCAATCAAGGGAGTTGAGGTGGCCTTGCTCTTCAGAGAGGAAGAGCCCGGAGAAAACGGCTCAAAGTGGAAAGTTAGCTTAAGATCGAACAGCGAAGTGGATGTCTCGGTGATTGCCGAAAAATTTGAGGGAGGCGGACACAAAAGAGCGGCTGGATGCATGCTAGTTGGTAGCTTATCCAACGTGCGTCAGCGATTATTAAGCACCATAAACGAGGCACTCGGGTGA
- the rbfA gene encoding 30S ribosome-binding factor RbfA, translating into MGFGYKRADRLGELILKEISQMILREDIKDPRVRAAVLTDIRITDDLGFARVYFTVLTEDANKEEILSGLKCASGFIKRELSKRLRIKRVPDFHFEYDDVLEEGYRVDDILKGVKVE; encoded by the coding sequence TTGGGATTTGGTTACAAGCGCGCGGACAGGCTCGGTGAGTTAATTCTCAAGGAAATCTCTCAAATGATTCTTAGAGAAGACATAAAGGACCCCAGGGTACGTGCCGCGGTGCTCACCGACATAAGAATCACCGACGATTTAGGCTTTGCCCGGGTGTATTTTACGGTATTAACTGAGGATGCAAATAAGGAGGAAATCTTGAGCGGCCTAAAATGTGCGTCCGGGTTCATAAAAAGGGAACTGTCTAAAAGGCTCCGGATAAAAAGGGTTCCTGATTTCCACTTTGAATACGACGATGTGCTTGAAGAAGGCTACCGGGTTGATGATATACTGAAAGGGGTCAAAGTTGAGTGA
- a CDS encoding tetratricopeptide repeat protein, whose amino-acid sequence MSRKIKVTQKELKSPDKFREAVSNTIIFLSDNYKKILLVIFVVIIIAVITFVLINRLEKKNLEANSEFSEASKIYSNGNSEEALAKFLAVREKYPDTRISTIALYYAGSINYELGNYEQSISQLNDFMNSDVKDQTLRDAAYLTLGLSSFNLGKWQEAIEYLSELNKDGGPYENQAKLHIGMSLEKLGRSDEAEEIYKRILNEQTANNPGSRVNQPN is encoded by the coding sequence ATGTCCAGAAAGATAAAAGTCACGCAAAAGGAGCTAAAAAGCCCGGATAAATTCAGGGAGGCAGTATCTAATACCATCATTTTTCTATCCGACAACTATAAGAAAATTTTATTGGTTATTTTTGTAGTGATAATCATCGCCGTAATCACCTTTGTTTTAATCAACAGGCTAGAGAAAAAAAACCTGGAGGCAAACTCCGAGTTTAGTGAAGCATCAAAAATCTACAGTAATGGGAATTCAGAGGAAGCGCTAGCCAAATTTTTGGCGGTAAGAGAAAAGTATCCGGATACCCGGATTTCGACCATTGCTCTATACTACGCCGGCTCTATAAATTATGAGCTAGGGAATTACGAACAATCCATCTCCCAACTCAACGATTTCATGAATAGCGACGTAAAAGACCAGACGCTCAGGGACGCTGCCTATCTCACCCTTGGTTTGTCTAGCTTCAACTTGGGTAAATGGCAAGAGGCCATTGAATACCTATCCGAGCTAAACAAGGATGGAGGCCCCTATGAGAATCAAGCCAAGCTACATATAGGGATGTCGCTTGAAAAGCTGGGGAGGTCAGATGAAGCCGAGGAAATCTACAAGCGAATCCTAAACGAGCAGACGGCCAATAATCCGGGGTCGAGGGTCAATCAACCTAATTAA
- the pnp gene encoding polyribonucleotide nucleotidyltransferase: protein MRRVKTKVFGKELEIETGRLAKQADGAVLARYEGTTVLATVVASKEKSEGEDFLPLTVNYQEKAYAAGRIPGGYFKREGRPSEKEVLTSRLIDRPIRPLIPKDFTYATQIIVTVLSADQDNDPDVLSVTAVSSALMVSNVPFDGPAAAVRVGRINGEFICNPTKTELEKSDMDIVVAGTKEAIIMVEGSLSEVPEPEVVEALLFAHRCIIEEFIKPQEELLDGLIVEKREVPASAEDPSLKENVVSYAGDRLREAIRISSKIARREAIQTAFEETVKALSPKFPGMEVNIVKSFDKLKKDLVRKLIVEEKRRIDGRGYTDIRPISGEVGFLPRTHGSALFTRGETQVAVVSTLGTTYDEQRIDALEGEVTKRFMLHYNFPPFSVGEIGNRLGPGRREIGHGALAERAILPVLPSKDRFPYTIRVVSDVLESNGSSSMATVCGATLSLMDAGVPVRAPVAGIAMGLIKEENQFVILTDILGDEDQLGDMDFKVAGTESGITALQMDIKVKGITREILSDALNQAKVARLFVLGKMAEIITGPRAQISDFAPKIITLQIKPEKIKDVIGPSGRTIKKIIEETGVQIDIDENGKVKIASPSKEACDKAVDIVESIVQEIEVGKIYIGKVKRILDFGAIVEIMPRTDGLVHISELAPTRVRTVSDIVKEGDEILVKCISIENDGRIRLSRKEALGENIEDYRKRVT from the coding sequence GTGAGACGCGTAAAAACCAAGGTGTTCGGAAAAGAGCTGGAAATCGAGACCGGGAGGCTGGCCAAGCAGGCGGACGGAGCAGTGCTGGCCCGCTACGAGGGGACCACGGTTCTGGCTACGGTTGTGGCATCAAAGGAGAAATCGGAGGGCGAGGATTTCCTTCCCCTAACTGTCAACTACCAGGAAAAGGCTTATGCCGCGGGCAGAATTCCGGGAGGATACTTTAAGAGGGAAGGGCGCCCGAGCGAGAAGGAGGTTTTGACCTCGAGGCTGATAGACAGACCGATAAGGCCGCTCATCCCCAAGGATTTTACCTACGCCACCCAGATCATAGTTACGGTTCTATCGGCGGACCAGGATAACGACCCGGATGTCCTTTCCGTAACCGCGGTATCGTCGGCTCTAATGGTCTCGAACGTTCCTTTCGACGGTCCTGCCGCCGCGGTGAGGGTGGGCCGCATAAACGGTGAGTTTATTTGTAATCCTACAAAAACCGAGCTGGAAAAGAGTGATATGGATATAGTTGTGGCCGGTACAAAGGAGGCCATAATCATGGTCGAGGGTAGTTTGAGTGAGGTACCGGAACCGGAGGTGGTCGAGGCGCTTTTATTTGCCCACAGGTGTATTATCGAGGAGTTCATAAAGCCTCAGGAAGAGCTTCTGGACGGCCTGATAGTGGAGAAGAGAGAGGTCCCGGCTTCAGCTGAGGATCCTTCACTCAAGGAGAATGTGGTTTCATACGCCGGGGATCGTCTTAGAGAAGCTATCAGAATATCATCCAAGATTGCCAGGAGGGAGGCTATACAAACCGCTTTTGAAGAGACAGTCAAAGCCTTGTCTCCTAAGTTTCCGGGTATGGAAGTCAATATCGTCAAGTCGTTTGACAAATTAAAAAAGGACTTGGTTCGCAAGCTTATCGTCGAGGAGAAAAGAAGAATAGACGGTCGGGGCTATACCGACATACGACCCATAAGCGGCGAGGTGGGATTTCTTCCGCGTACCCATGGCTCGGCACTGTTTACCAGGGGTGAAACCCAGGTCGCTGTAGTTTCGACGTTGGGGACTACTTATGACGAGCAGAGGATAGACGCGCTCGAGGGAGAAGTCACCAAAAGATTCATGCTCCACTATAACTTCCCTCCGTTTTCTGTGGGTGAAATCGGAAATCGGCTAGGCCCGGGACGAAGGGAGATAGGCCACGGTGCTCTGGCAGAAAGGGCCATACTTCCGGTCCTTCCTTCTAAGGATAGGTTTCCTTATACCATACGGGTCGTGTCAGACGTACTTGAATCAAACGGCTCGTCGTCTATGGCAACTGTGTGCGGAGCGACACTCTCCCTGATGGATGCCGGTGTTCCGGTACGTGCCCCCGTCGCCGGTATAGCCATGGGGCTCATCAAAGAGGAAAATCAGTTCGTGATTCTTACCGATATTCTGGGTGACGAGGACCAGTTAGGCGATATGGATTTTAAGGTCGCCGGGACCGAATCCGGTATTACCGCGCTCCAGATGGATATCAAGGTCAAGGGTATAACCCGGGAGATACTATCCGATGCGCTAAACCAGGCAAAGGTTGCCCGGCTATTTGTGTTGGGAAAGATGGCAGAAATCATAACCGGGCCTAGGGCGCAGATCTCCGATTTTGCTCCCAAGATTATAACATTGCAGATAAAACCGGAGAAAATAAAAGATGTGATCGGCCCCAGTGGGAGAACCATAAAGAAGATAATAGAGGAGACCGGTGTTCAGATAGACATCGACGAAAACGGTAAGGTAAAAATCGCCTCACCCAGCAAAGAGGCCTGTGATAAGGCCGTGGATATAGTAGAGAGCATCGTGCAGGAGATAGAGGTTGGAAAAATCTATATAGGGAAAGTTAAGCGGATACTCGATTTCGGTGCTATCGTGGAAATTATGCCCCGCACCGACGGTTTAGTCCACATCTCCGAGCTTGCTCCAACCAGGGTGAGGACGGTATCGGATATCGTCAAGGAAGGGGATGAAATACTGGTAAAGTGCATAAGCATCGAGAATGACGGAAGGATAAGGCTTAGTAGAAAAGAGGCTTTGGGGGAAAACATAGAGGATTATAGAAAAAGGGTGACATAA
- a CDS encoding sulfite exporter TauE/SafE family protein: MLAVGSILIGLISGIASGFFGIGGGLVMVPAMVYFFQLTQHQAQGTSLAVLTPPLVLFAAIKYYKEGNVNLHMAIFIALGFVGGAYLGATLVHYISDPTLKKLFGVVLLIVSIKMILGK, translated from the coding sequence ATGTTAGCAGTCGGCTCCATTCTAATAGGTCTAATATCGGGAATAGCCAGCGGCTTTTTCGGAATAGGCGGGGGATTGGTAATGGTCCCGGCCATGGTCTATTTCTTTCAACTTACCCAGCATCAGGCGCAGGGGACCTCCCTTGCCGTTCTTACCCCACCTCTAGTTCTTTTTGCCGCGATAAAATACTACAAAGAGGGAAACGTCAACCTACATATGGCGATATTTATCGCACTGGGCTTTGTCGGAGGCGCCTACCTAGGGGCCACACTCGTTCATTATATCTCCGACCCGACACTCAAAAAACTTTTCGGTGTAGTTCTTCTCATTGTCTCTATTAAGATGATACTGGGAAAGTAA
- the rpsO gene encoding 30S ribosomal protein S15, which produces MALEKEEKSQLISDFRLHEKDVGSPEVQIAILTRRIQELSKHMQSAPQDFHSKRGLLSIVAKRRKLLDYVKQISPERYGNLLDKLRLRK; this is translated from the coding sequence ATGGCACTAGAGAAAGAGGAGAAAAGTCAGCTTATCAGTGATTTCCGCCTGCATGAGAAAGACGTCGGGTCGCCAGAGGTACAGATAGCTATACTTACCAGGCGAATTCAGGAACTCTCTAAACACATGCAGTCTGCTCCCCAAGACTTTCACTCGAAAAGAGGGCTTCTTTCGATCGTCGCAAAGAGAAGAAAGCTTCTTGACTACGTCAAACAGATAAGCCCGGAGAGATATGGGAATCTGCTGGATAAGCTTAGGCTAAGAAAATAG
- a CDS encoding nodulation protein NfeD → MRKKILLSLATVVFLGLVVISHADPEDASERNVTLIEIDGTINPATYDYIRTGIDKSKENSSEALIIILDTPGGLLSSTKEIVQLILNSPVPIVIYVYPSGATATSAGVFITLSAHVAAMTDGTSIGAAHPVLISPGGGGGEGTDEEKQDDNEKKKFNEKVENFASSFIESIAEKRKRNTEWAIEAVRNSASITATEALKINVVDLISPSVNELLVQIDGREVELPDGKRILKTKGASVERIDMNFKQKLIDTLSVPDIAFLLISLGSLGLLLEFYNPGLIFPGVAGAICLLLGMVSLQILPFNYAGLALLVLSVMLLILEIYVTSFGILGVGGIISFILGALLLFDTPQSDVRVGFDVVIAAALAIGLFFAFVAFYLVKAQSSATSTGFEGLMGDEGVAVTVIDKNGKIFIHGEYWDAESDEAISAGDKVKVVEVKSGFKLKVKKVGD, encoded by the coding sequence ATGAGAAAAAAAATACTTTTATCTCTGGCTACCGTTGTCTTCCTTGGTTTGGTTGTAATTTCTCATGCAGACCCCGAGGATGCTTCAGAAAGAAATGTGACTCTTATAGAGATAGATGGTACGATAAATCCGGCTACCTATGACTACATAAGAACAGGCATTGACAAATCGAAAGAAAATTCTTCAGAAGCTCTAATTATAATTCTTGATACTCCGGGTGGGCTTCTTTCATCTACGAAGGAGATTGTGCAGTTAATATTGAATTCTCCTGTACCGATCGTGATTTATGTTTATCCCAGCGGTGCAACGGCTACATCCGCTGGAGTGTTCATAACTCTTTCTGCCCATGTCGCTGCGATGACTGATGGAACAAGCATAGGGGCTGCCCATCCTGTTCTAATTTCGCCAGGTGGAGGAGGCGGCGAAGGAACCGATGAGGAGAAACAAGACGATAATGAAAAGAAAAAGTTTAACGAAAAGGTGGAGAACTTTGCCTCATCATTCATAGAAAGTATAGCGGAAAAAAGAAAAAGGAATACGGAATGGGCAATTGAAGCGGTGAGAAATAGCGCTTCAATCACCGCTACAGAAGCCCTCAAGATTAATGTCGTAGACCTTATTTCCCCTAGTGTAAACGAGCTTCTTGTCCAAATCGACGGACGGGAAGTAGAGCTTCCGGATGGCAAGAGGATATTAAAGACAAAGGGCGCGAGTGTAGAGAGAATTGATATGAATTTCAAGCAGAAGTTGATCGATACCCTGAGCGTACCGGATATAGCTTTTCTCTTGATTTCCCTCGGCTCACTCGGGCTTCTACTTGAATTTTACAACCCCGGTTTAATATTTCCGGGCGTGGCTGGAGCGATATGTCTTCTTCTGGGCATGGTCTCTCTTCAGATACTCCCCTTCAATTATGCCGGCCTTGCTTTGCTGGTGTTGTCCGTCATGCTTCTGATCCTGGAGATTTATGTAACCAGCTTTGGCATTCTCGGGGTGGGCGGGATAATAAGTTTCATCCTGGGAGCGCTTCTTCTATTCGATACGCCTCAGTCCGATGTAAGAGTAGGATTTGACGTGGTGATTGCTGCAGCTTTAGCCATAGGACTTTTCTTTGCCTTCGTGGCATTTTATCTGGTGAAAGCGCAGAGCTCTGCCACTTCTACCGGGTTTGAAGGTCTTATGGGGGATGAAGGGGTAGCGGTAACCGTAATAGATAAGAATGGCAAGATTTTCATTCACGGCGAGTACTGGGATGCGGAAAGCGATGAAGCGATCAGTGCCGGCGACAAGGTAAAGGTAGTCGAGGTCAAAAGCGGTTTCAAGCTGAAGGTCAAAAAAGTCGGAGATTAA
- a CDS encoding slipin family protein, translated as MSTPTLIFVAFIILFLLSGVKVLNEYERGVVFRLGRIINPKGPGITWIIPGVDKMVKIGLRVITMDVPPQDVITRDNVSVKVNAVVYFRVVDPVKAVVQVENYLYATSQLSQTTLRSILGQVELDDLLSEREKLNVQLQEVLDKHTDPWGIKVSLVEIKFVDLPQEMQRAMARQAEAERERRAKVINAEGEYQAATKLAEASNILSQNPMSLQLRFLQTLVEVSSERNSTIVFPIPIDIIKPLISKASQGD; from the coding sequence ATGTCTACGCCCACTTTAATATTTGTAGCTTTCATAATACTATTTCTGCTTTCCGGGGTTAAGGTACTCAACGAATACGAACGCGGCGTGGTATTCAGGCTTGGGAGAATCATCAATCCGAAGGGACCGGGAATTACCTGGATAATTCCGGGGGTGGACAAGATGGTGAAGATCGGACTTCGGGTGATTACCATGGATGTTCCGCCCCAGGACGTTATAACTAGAGACAACGTTTCGGTTAAAGTTAACGCCGTTGTTTATTTTCGTGTGGTTGACCCGGTGAAGGCCGTAGTGCAAGTAGAAAATTATCTTTACGCCACATCCCAGCTTTCACAGACTACACTTAGAAGCATCCTAGGACAGGTGGAACTAGACGACCTACTTTCGGAGAGAGAAAAGTTAAACGTCCAACTTCAGGAGGTTTTGGACAAACACACCGACCCATGGGGGATAAAGGTTTCGTTGGTAGAGATCAAGTTTGTTGACCTACCCCAGGAGATGCAGAGGGCGATGGCTAGACAGGCTGAAGCGGAAAGAGAAAGAAGAGCAAAGGTAATAAATGCGGAGGGAGAATACCAGGCTGCGACAAAGCTGGCGGAGGCTTCCAATATCCTTTCTCAAAACCCGATGTCACTTCAGCTCAGGTTCCTTCAGACACTGGTGGAGGTATCCTCCGAGAGAAACTCTACAATCGTGTTTCCTATTCCAATAGATATTATCAAGCCTTTAATCAGCAAAGCTTCTCAAGGGGATTGA
- a CDS encoding peptide-binding protein, producing the protein MSRLFLILLFPLLFSLTLLSCKPADEKSGPPANDYSAYSDSEPVEGDWLIYHLSAEPATLNPITATDAYENTINSGNIYETLVKRDNKSLEIVPLLADSWQISEDKLTFTFLLKKGVKWHDGVPFTAHDVVFSYDKIKDPKVDAPHLRNYYQDIEKVEALDDHTVRFTYARPYFLALEFCGGMPIVPKHIFEKGDFNTNPAGRHPIGTGPYKFAKWETGREIVLERNEDYWGKKPYLNRIIFKIITDNTVAFQVLKREELDLSGLTPIQWFRQTSSEAFVKNFDKLSYFTPNYSYIGWNMTKPYFSDVRVRTAMTHLVNRELILSKILYDLGAVVTNPFYINSPEYDKSIKPYRYDPEEAKRLLKEAGWVDHDGDGIRDKDGVKFKFEFLIPAGSETGEKIATIFKEELDKVGINMEIRKTEWAVFTQRLNERKFDAVTLAWSMGVESDPYQVWHSSQAEQGSNFVGFRNKEADRLIEEARTEFNREKRIELYRKFAEIIHQEQPYTFLFCRKSTVAVNKRFKGVTVYPLGLDPLEWYVPLPLQKYGRAALNR; encoded by the coding sequence ATGTCCAGGTTGTTCCTTATCCTACTCTTCCCGCTTCTTTTCTCGTTGACCCTCCTCTCCTGTAAGCCTGCCGATGAGAAATCAGGTCCCCCGGCGAACGATTACTCGGCTTATTCGGATTCCGAGCCGGTCGAGGGTGATTGGTTGATTTACCATCTTAGCGCAGAACCGGCCACATTGAACCCTATAACTGCCACCGACGCTTACGAGAACACAATAAACTCCGGAAATATCTACGAGACCTTGGTTAAGCGTGACAATAAAAGCCTGGAAATCGTTCCCCTTCTTGCCGATTCCTGGCAAATATCCGAAGATAAACTGACCTTTACTTTTCTTCTCAAAAAAGGGGTAAAGTGGCATGATGGGGTTCCATTCACTGCTCATGATGTGGTTTTTTCATACGATAAGATTAAGGACCCGAAGGTCGATGCGCCTCATCTCAGAAATTATTACCAAGATATAGAAAAGGTAGAGGCCCTCGACGATCATACGGTCAGATTCACTTATGCCCGGCCTTACTTCCTGGCGCTCGAGTTCTGCGGGGGAATGCCCATAGTGCCTAAGCATATCTTTGAAAAAGGTGATTTTAATACCAACCCGGCGGGGAGGCATCCGATCGGCACTGGTCCTTATAAGTTCGCGAAGTGGGAAACCGGTAGGGAGATCGTCCTTGAAAGGAATGAGGATTACTGGGGCAAAAAGCCCTATCTGAATAGAATTATCTTCAAGATAATCACCGACAATACAGTTGCTTTTCAGGTGCTGAAGCGCGAAGAGCTAGATCTTTCCGGGCTCACCCCGATACAGTGGTTCAGGCAGACTTCCTCGGAAGCCTTCGTCAAGAACTTCGATAAGCTTAGCTACTTCACCCCTAACTATAGCTATATCGGGTGGAACATGACTAAGCCCTATTTCTCCGACGTGCGCGTGAGGACGGCGATGACTCATCTGGTGAATAGAGAGCTTATCCTGAGCAAAATACTGTATGACCTGGGGGCTGTGGTTACTAATCCTTTCTACATTAACAGCCCGGAGTACGATAAGTCCATAAAACCTTATAGGTATGACCCCGAGGAAGCCAAAAGGCTACTTAAAGAAGCTGGGTGGGTTGATCATGACGGCGATGGAATCAGGGATAAAGACGGAGTTAAATTCAAGTTCGAGTTTCTAATACCGGCCGGCTCTGAAACCGGTGAAAAGATTGCTACTATATTTAAAGAGGAGCTGGATAAAGTGGGAATAAACATGGAGATAAGAAAGACCGAGTGGGCCGTGTTTACGCAGCGTCTCAACGAAAGAAAATTCGACGCCGTGACCCTGGCCTGGTCCATGGGGGTTGAGTCCGACCCATACCAAGTATGGCATTCCTCACAAGCCGAGCAGGGGTCAAATTTCGTGGGTTTTAGGAATAAAGAAGCGGATAGGTTGATAGAGGAGGCTCGTACCGAGTTCAACCGGGAAAAGAGAATAGAGCTTTATAGAAAGTTTGCCGAAATCATACACCAAGAACAGCCGTATACCTTTCTCTTTTGCCGTAAGTCGACTGTGGCAGTCAATAAGAGGTTCAAGGGGGTTACGGTATATCCCCTGGGGCTCGACCCGCTTGAGTGGTATGTTCCACTGCCTCTCCAGAAGTACGGCCGGGCTGCGCTGAATCGCTAA
- the miaA gene encoding tRNA (adenosine(37)-N6)-dimethylallyltransferase MiaA produces the protein MSSENKPKLVIILGPTAVGKSRLGIEVARVIGGEIVNADSLQVYKYLDIGTAKPKEADREGIPHHLVDIVNPDEEYNAGIYTKTARPLIGELHGKSAKIIVVGGTYLYVRVLLHGIVEKIPANREIRHHLRRLKSVFGTVYLYEKLKSLDPDSAYRIHRNDYVRVERALEAYYLTGEKMSQLQEEHGFKENEYDVLKIGLSAEREVLRKRIDERVDKMMEEGLLDEVRKLRGMGFGRDLKPMQSIGYKQMNQYLDGEITLERAIELIKRDTKRLAKRQMTWLRQDKDIRWHRLPEDRDKLMDEVETFYRVKS, from the coding sequence TTGTCGTCAGAGAATAAGCCCAAACTAGTCATAATCTTAGGTCCCACTGCCGTGGGAAAAAGCAGGCTCGGCATCGAGGTGGCTAGAGTAATAGGGGGAGAGATAGTCAATGCCGATTCCCTCCAGGTTTATAAATACTTGGATATAGGCACAGCAAAGCCTAAAGAAGCGGACCGAGAAGGCATTCCCCATCATCTAGTCGATATAGTTAACCCAGACGAAGAGTACAATGCCGGAATCTATACCAAGACCGCCAGACCGCTGATTGGTGAGCTTCACGGGAAATCAGCAAAAATCATAGTAGTCGGCGGCACCTATCTTTACGTCCGGGTACTGCTTCACGGAATAGTCGAGAAGATTCCGGCAAACCGGGAAATTCGGCACCACCTGAGAAGACTTAAATCTGTTTTTGGCACTGTCTACTTGTATGAAAAGCTCAAGTCTCTAGACCCCGATTCCGCTTATCGTATTCATAGAAATGACTATGTCCGGGTCGAGCGCGCGCTGGAGGCTTATTATCTAACCGGGGAGAAGATGTCTCAACTTCAGGAAGAACATGGCTTTAAAGAGAATGAGTATGATGTGCTGAAAATCGGGCTTTCCGCAGAAAGAGAGGTTCTGAGAAAGAGGATAGATGAAAGGGTGGATAAGATGATGGAGGAAGGGCTTCTCGACGAGGTAAGAAAACTCCGGGGGATGGGCTTTGGCAGAGACTTAAAGCCGATGCAATCCATAGGATATAAACAAATGAATCAATATCTGGATGGCGAGATTACACTGGAGAGGGCAATAGAGTTAATAAAACGTGATACCAAACGACTGGCCAAGCGCCAGATGACCTGGCTCAGACAAGATAAGGATATTCGCTGGCATCGGCTTCCCGAGGACCGGGATAAGTTAATGGATGAAGTCGAGACGTTTTATAGAGTTAAGAGTTAG
- the truB gene encoding tRNA pseudouridine(55) synthase TruB, producing the protein MNGILVLDKPKGMTSQGAVSRVKRSLKIRRAGHTGTLDPFATGVLPICVGKATKIIPFLDEDFKDYEAVLRLGIATDTMDVTGNVIGERKVEAITEADIQRVLSKFKGRISQVPPMFSALKKDGVKLYQLARQGKEVDRPSRTVMIKELKLQEFNPPYLRFFVCCSKGTYVRVLGSEIGNEIGCGGHLVELRRVRSGSFGPDEMVSMESVLEGRVNLIPLSKALFHIKDIGVKDGVSERIKQGRQVIKSYLNWSNVPRFEAGDKMKVYEKDELVSIGEAVVSSDDLDKLDSNKVVLKLLRVFN; encoded by the coding sequence GTGAACGGAATATTAGTCTTGGATAAACCAAAGGGTATGACTTCCCAGGGAGCGGTAAGCAGGGTGAAGAGGTCACTCAAAATAAGACGGGCTGGACATACTGGTACTCTGGACCCGTTCGCCACCGGTGTTTTGCCTATATGTGTTGGCAAAGCTACAAAAATTATTCCTTTTCTGGATGAAGACTTTAAAGATTATGAGGCGGTGCTTAGGCTGGGGATAGCAACTGATACCATGGACGTGACCGGGAATGTTATTGGAGAGAGGAAGGTAGAGGCGATAACCGAGGCCGATATTCAAAGAGTTTTATCCAAGTTCAAGGGTAGAATCTCGCAGGTTCCCCCGATGTTCTCGGCGCTCAAAAAGGACGGTGTTAAGCTTTACCAGCTGGCCAGGCAGGGCAAAGAGGTAGACAGGCCCAGCCGTACAGTTATGATTAAAGAACTAAAGCTTCAGGAGTTTAACCCTCCTTATCTTCGGTTCTTCGTCTGCTGTTCTAAAGGGACCTATGTAAGGGTATTGGGTTCGGAGATAGGAAATGAGATAGGATGTGGTGGACACCTGGTCGAGCTCAGGAGGGTTCGAAGTGGAAGTTTTGGCCCAGATGAAATGGTCTCTATGGAGAGTGTCTTAGAGGGTAGGGTCAACTTGATTCCCTTGAGTAAGGCTCTTTTTCACATAAAAGATATAGGTGTAAAGGACGGGGTATCGGAGCGCATAAAGCAGGGAAGACAAGTCATAAAGTCTTACCTTAATTGGTCTAACGTTCCTCGATTTGAAGCCGGGGATAAAATGAAGGTATATGAGAAAGACGAACTGGTCTCCATTGGGGAGGCAGTTGTAAGTTCGGATGATTTGGATAAATTAGATAGCAATAAAGTGGTGCTAAAACTGCTTCGGGTTTTCAACTGA